A genomic window from Gemmatimonadaceae bacterium includes:
- a CDS encoding type IV pilus twitching motility protein PilT, which yields MTAPQAPASPASQLNLRVLLEELLERGASDLHITAGARPMLRIDGDIVPSRQEVVLQPKDTLQLAYSVLTENQKKRFEMEDELDFSFGIQNLARFRGNCFKQRGCVSIVLRVIPFEILTFSQLGLPPVIARLAEKPRGLVLVTGPTGSGKSTTLAAMIDKINKERKGHILTVEDPIEFIHKHQGCIVNQREVGSDTKSFGSALKYALREDPDVVLVGEMRDHETIHAGLTIAETGHLAFATLHTNSAAEAINRIIDVFPSHQQAQVRAQLAFVLEGIITQTLLPKRAGKGRVMAAEILVCTPAIRALIRDDKIHQVYSMMQSGKKFGMQTLNDALYALYTAREVSEEECLRVSGDPTEFLRMIGKSLVDEGPTGGGPSKGAPVAGGRR from the coding sequence ATGACCGCTCCCCAAGCCCCCGCCTCCCCCGCCAGCCAGCTCAACCTGCGCGTCCTCCTCGAGGAACTCCTCGAGCGCGGCGCCTCCGACCTGCACATCACGGCCGGGGCGCGTCCGATGCTGCGCATCGACGGCGACATCGTCCCGTCGCGGCAGGAGGTGGTGCTGCAGCCCAAGGACACGCTGCAACTGGCTTACTCGGTGCTGACGGAGAACCAGAAGAAGCGCTTCGAGATGGAGGACGAGCTCGACTTCTCGTTCGGCATCCAGAACCTGGCGCGCTTCCGCGGCAACTGCTTCAAGCAGCGCGGCTGCGTCTCGATCGTGCTTCGCGTCATCCCCTTCGAGATCCTGACGTTCAGCCAACTCGGACTCCCGCCGGTGATCGCGCGGCTGGCCGAGAAGCCCCGTGGCCTCGTGCTGGTCACCGGCCCGACCGGGTCGGGTAAGTCCACGACGCTGGCCGCGATGATCGACAAGATCAACAAGGAGCGAAAGGGACACATCCTCACGGTCGAGGACCCGATCGAGTTCATTCACAAGCATCAAGGCTGCATCGTCAACCAGCGTGAGGTGGGCTCCGACACCAAGAGCTTCGGCTCGGCCTTGAAGTACGCGCTGCGCGAAGACCCGGACGTCGTGCTGGTGGGCGAAATGCGCGACCACGAGACCATCCACGCCGGCCTGACGATCGCCGAGACGGGCCACTTGGCCTTCGCGACGCTGCACACGAATTCGGCGGCCGAGGCCATCAACCGCATCATCGACGTGTTCCCGAGCCACCAGCAGGCGCAGGTGCGCGCCCAACTCGCCTTCGTGCTGGAGGGCATCATCACGCAGACGCTGCTACCCAAGCGCGCCGGCAAGGGCCGCGTGATGGCCGCTGAGATCCTGGTGTGCACGCCGGCAATCCGCGCGCTGATCCGCGACGACAAGATCCACCAGGTCTATTCGATGATGCAGTCGGGCAAGAAGTTTGGGATGCAGACCCTCAACGACGCGCTCTACGCCCTCTATACTGCGCGCGAAGTCAGCGAAGAGGAGTGCTTGCGCGTGTCCGGTGACCCCACCGAGTTCCTGCGAATGATCGGCAAGTCCCTCGTGGACGAAGGACCGACCGGCGGCGGCCCGTCCAAGGGTGCGCCTGTGGCGGGCGGGCGTCGATAA
- a CDS encoding helix-hairpin-helix domain-containing protein, whose product MTKAPVAASAHAAPVAPVDVDRADAAELETLPGIGPALARRIVEDRAEHGSFGGLSGLQQVRGIGPALAAKLAPRVTFSGPPRPPRAAASGPRSLHP is encoded by the coding sequence GTGACCAAGGCGCCGGTCGCAGCGTCGGCGCACGCTGCACCGGTCGCCCCTGTGGACGTAGACCGTGCCGACGCGGCCGAACTCGAGACTCTGCCAGGCATCGGGCCGGCGCTGGCGCGGCGCATCGTCGAAGACCGCGCCGAACACGGGAGCTTCGGGGGCTTGTCGGGTCTGCAGCAGGTACGAGGCATCGGGCCGGCCCTGGCCGCCAAATTGGCGCCGCGCGTCACATTCTCTGGTCCGCCTCGTCCTCCACGGGCGGCGGCCAGTGGACCGCGCAGTCTACATCCTTGA
- the pnuC gene encoding nicotinamide riboside transporter PnuC: protein MDPLELIAVGFGILSVWLSTREHIAAWPTALVNTALYFIILGRAQLYANAWLQVFYFTLSLYGWYQWKYGGSSHSGVQVSRASPRLLLLLAGIAVAATLLIGGGLARFTDASLPWPDAATTAVSLVAQWMLTRKLRENWAIWIGVNVAYIAMYLHQSMWPTAGLYVAFLLLAIHGWRQWGATLRAREATYHVVLTGPENSGKTTLAQAIAERHGAPWVPEGARRFVETDPTPLSAETVEPIAKLAMGLDDAARVGAPTLLVHDTDLVSTVVYARHYYGHCPDWIVSEARARRADLYLLCLPDLPWEADGVRDRPTKRAELLAMFRDELRAMDADVIEIGGQGEARLAAALSALASRRPPRPGA, encoded by the coding sequence GTGGATCCACTCGAACTCATCGCCGTCGGCTTCGGCATCCTGAGCGTCTGGCTCAGCACGCGCGAGCACATCGCCGCTTGGCCGACCGCGCTAGTGAACACCGCGTTGTACTTTATCATCCTCGGGCGGGCCCAGCTCTACGCCAACGCCTGGCTGCAGGTCTTCTACTTCACGCTGTCGCTGTACGGCTGGTACCAGTGGAAGTACGGCGGATCCTCGCACAGCGGCGTACAGGTCTCGCGGGCCTCGCCGCGCTTGCTGCTGCTCCTCGCCGGCATCGCCGTGGCCGCGACGCTGCTCATCGGCGGCGGCCTGGCGCGGTTCACCGATGCCTCGCTGCCCTGGCCCGACGCCGCCACCACGGCAGTGAGCCTCGTCGCCCAGTGGATGCTGACCCGCAAGCTGCGCGAGAACTGGGCCATTTGGATCGGCGTGAACGTGGCCTACATCGCGATGTACCTGCACCAATCGATGTGGCCGACCGCCGGCCTGTACGTCGCCTTCCTCTTGCTGGCCATCCACGGCTGGCGGCAATGGGGCGCGACGCTGCGGGCGCGCGAGGCGACGTACCACGTCGTGCTGACTGGTCCCGAGAACAGCGGCAAGACCACGCTCGCACAGGCCATCGCCGAGCGGCACGGCGCGCCGTGGGTACCCGAGGGCGCGCGTCGCTTCGTCGAGACCGACCCGACGCCGCTCTCGGCCGAGACCGTCGAGCCGATCGCCAAGCTCGCGATGGGCCTCGACGATGCCGCACGCGTGGGCGCGCCGACGCTGCTGGTGCACGACACCGACCTCGTGAGCACGGTGGTGTATGCGCGCCACTACTACGGCCACTGCCCCGACTGGATCGTGTCCGAAGCCCGCGCGCGCCGCGCCGACCTCTACCTGCTCTGCCTGCCCGACCTGCCCTGGGAAGCCGACGGCGTGCGCGACCGCCCCACGAAGCGGGCGGAGCTCCTCGCGATGTTTCGCGACGAGCTCCGCGCGATGGATGCGGACGTGATCGAGATCGGCGGGCAGGGCGAGGCGCGTCTCGCCGCCGCCCTCAGCGCGCTGGCCAGCCGGCGACCGCCGCGTCCAGGCGCGTGA
- a CDS encoding DUF3108 domain-containing protein, producing the protein MTPRPLLIWALAALLASPLAAQEEAPTAPPRPPFPLGEALRYRVHVTVGGNVGEGQMRVEGPLAERDVVTWRLVFEMEAGRGPIRAMDRTVSWLDPVRFRSARFEKTERHPLSRSEEKVLIDLAAGTWRDGEGPTHRLGHADPLDELSFLYFLRTIPLDRDTTFQISRHFDAARNPTTIRVLGEELVETPVGIFRTRVVEMDVRDPKRYRGTGTIRLNIDTDQCRVPVRIVSRMPVLGTTTLLLIGWVSPPRYPGAMSCDA; encoded by the coding sequence GTGACTCCACGACCGCTCCTCATCTGGGCCCTTGCCGCCCTCCTCGCGTCGCCGCTCGCTGCGCAGGAGGAGGCGCCGACGGCACCACCGCGCCCGCCGTTCCCCCTCGGCGAGGCCCTGCGCTACCGCGTCCACGTCACCGTCGGGGGCAACGTCGGTGAGGGGCAGATGCGCGTGGAGGGACCCCTGGCCGAGCGCGACGTGGTCACCTGGCGCCTGGTCTTCGAGATGGAAGCCGGGCGCGGACCCATCCGGGCGATGGACCGCACCGTCTCGTGGCTCGATCCGGTCCGCTTCCGTTCGGCGCGCTTCGAGAAGACCGAGCGGCATCCGCTGAGCCGCAGCGAGGAGAAGGTTCTCATTGACCTCGCTGCCGGCACCTGGCGCGACGGCGAGGGCCCGACCCACCGCCTCGGGCACGCCGACCCCCTCGACGAACTCTCGTTCCTGTACTTCCTGCGCACCATCCCGCTGGACCGCGATACGACCTTCCAGATCTCGCGGCACTTCGACGCCGCGCGCAACCCCACCACCATCCGCGTGCTTGGCGAGGAATTGGTGGAAACCCCGGTCGGGATATTCCGCACCCGGGTCGTGGAGATGGACGTGCGGGACCCCAAGCGCTACCGGGGCACCGGGACCATCCGGTTGAACATTGACACCGACCAGTGTCGGGTTCCGGTGCGGATTGTCAGCCGGATGCCGGTACTCGGCACCACGACGCTCCTGCTGATTGGCTGGGTCAGCCCGCCCCGGTACCCCGGCGCGATGAGTTGCGACGCGTAG
- a CDS encoding type II secretion system F family protein: MPTFVYTARSATGEMKSATIEAASKEEGVNQLKRLRMNVVKIEEQAKTAPKTKGSIAMRDIVIFTRQFSTMINSGLPLVQALDILSKQSENPVLQAVTRQVVFDVESGHTVADALGKHPNAFTELYVNMVAAGEAGGILDTILLRLATFMEKNDALVRKVKGAMIYPGVIMGVAGTAITVLLLFVIPTFQSMFESVGLALPLPTRIVIALSEFLQSYWWAVLAIGFAVFKSLQKYYATNNGQLVIDRLLLRAPVLGDVLRKSAVSRFTRTLGTLISSGVSILDGLEITAKTAGNRVISDAIMASRASIAGGDTISAPLAKSGVFPPMVISMIAVGEQTGGLDEMLSKIADFYDEEVDAAVGGLLALMEPMMIVFLGVVVGGMVVAMYLPIFDMINAAQ, encoded by the coding sequence ATGCCGACCTTTGTGTATACCGCACGCAGCGCCACGGGCGAGATGAAGTCCGCGACCATCGAGGCTGCGAGCAAGGAAGAAGGCGTCAACCAGCTCAAGCGGCTGCGGATGAACGTCGTCAAGATCGAGGAGCAGGCCAAGACGGCGCCCAAGACCAAGGGTTCGATCGCGATGCGCGACATCGTGATCTTTACCCGCCAGTTCTCCACGATGATCAACTCAGGCCTTCCGCTCGTGCAGGCCCTCGACATCCTGTCCAAGCAGTCCGAGAACCCGGTCCTGCAGGCGGTCACGCGTCAGGTCGTGTTCGACGTGGAGTCCGGACACACCGTGGCAGATGCACTCGGGAAGCATCCCAACGCCTTCACCGAACTCTACGTGAATATGGTGGCGGCGGGCGAGGCGGGCGGCATCCTCGATACCATCCTCCTGCGCCTCGCGACGTTTATGGAGAAAAACGACGCGCTCGTCCGCAAGGTCAAGGGTGCGATGATCTACCCCGGCGTCATTATGGGTGTGGCCGGGACGGCCATCACGGTGCTCCTGCTCTTCGTGATTCCGACCTTCCAGTCGATGTTCGAGTCAGTGGGGCTCGCGCTCCCACTACCGACTCGCATCGTCATCGCGCTGTCGGAGTTCCTGCAGTCATACTGGTGGGCCGTCCTCGCAATCGGCTTCGCGGTCTTCAAGTCCCTGCAGAAGTACTACGCGACCAACAACGGCCAACTGGTGATTGACCGCCTGCTGTTGAGGGCGCCCGTGCTCGGCGATGTGCTCCGCAAGTCTGCGGTCTCGCGCTTCACCCGCACGCTGGGAACGCTCATCAGCTCCGGCGTCAGCATCCTGGACGGGCTGGAGATCACCGCCAAGACCGCGGGCAATCGCGTGATCTCGGACGCCATTATGGCCTCCCGCGCCTCGATCGCCGGCGGTGACACGATTTCCGCCCCGCTCGCGAAGTCCGGCGTCTTCCCGCCGATGGTGATCTCGATGATCGCCGTCGGTGAGCAGACCGGCGGTCTCGACGAGATGCTCTCGAAGATCGCCGACTTCTACGACGAAGAAGTGGACGCCGCCGTCGGCGGCCTGCTCGCCCTGATGGAACCGATGATGATCGTGTTCCTCGGCGTCGTCGTCGGCGGGATGGTCGTGGCGATGTACCTGCCGATCTTCGATATGATCAACGCCGCGCAGTAG
- a CDS encoding LptF/LptG family permease, translated as MKIASRYVLREHLGPLLFAVSALTSLLLLNFIAKKFPELVGKGLPWSVIVEFLVLSLPFTVAMTLPMAVLMATLHAFSRFAAENEITAFKASGVSMQLLVRPVIIASIGLALLMVWFNDQVLPRANHRLATLQGDIARVKPTLALSEQVINEVVRGSLYLRAARIEPGTNRMRDVTIYDLSDAAARRTIRADSGGLAFSASGTDLVLTLYHGQSVESAADAPQRLQRSFFTEDRIVVRGIAAGLDRGTTRNAAYRSDREYTICELQERVESTRNSWTVVWRQVHLAENPADTLAVPPRERWRLAAYYCGALAKWREWTSVKSAEAAQEPVPAPQRVTPQTLPDYDAVILEGYRFEMRSVKAQMDRYRVEIEKKFSIAAACVVFVLLGAPIALRFPRGGVGLTLGVSLGVFAIYYVGLLAGEALSDRGLLDPAFAMWGANAVLGAVGIVLTARLGSEGSTHRGSETSEWWGRLVDAAKAKWRRSPT; from the coding sequence GTGAAGATCGCCTCCCGCTACGTCCTCCGCGAGCACCTCGGGCCGTTGCTCTTCGCCGTCTCGGCGTTGACCTCGCTGCTCCTGCTCAACTTCATCGCCAAGAAGTTTCCCGAGCTCGTCGGGAAGGGCTTGCCGTGGTCGGTGATCGTGGAGTTCCTCGTGCTCTCGCTCCCGTTCACGGTGGCGATGACCCTGCCGATGGCCGTGCTGATGGCCACGCTGCACGCCTTCTCACGCTTCGCCGCCGAGAACGAGATCACGGCCTTCAAGGCCAGCGGCGTGAGTATGCAACTGTTGGTGCGGCCGGTGATCATCGCGTCCATCGGGCTGGCGCTGCTGATGGTCTGGTTCAACGACCAAGTGCTGCCGCGCGCCAACCATCGGCTGGCCACCCTGCAGGGAGACATCGCGCGGGTGAAGCCGACGCTGGCGCTCAGCGAGCAGGTCATCAACGAGGTCGTGCGCGGCTCGCTGTACCTGCGGGCGGCGCGCATCGAGCCGGGCACCAACCGGATGCGCGACGTCACCATCTACGACCTCAGCGACGCGGCCGCGCGACGCACGATCCGCGCCGACAGTGGCGGCCTGGCCTTCTCGGCCAGCGGCACCGACCTGGTGCTGACGCTCTATCACGGTCAGTCGGTGGAAAGCGCCGCCGACGCCCCACAGCGGCTGCAGCGCAGCTTCTTCACCGAGGATCGCATCGTCGTGCGCGGCATCGCCGCCGGGCTCGACCGCGGCACCACGAGGAACGCGGCCTACCGCTCCGATCGCGAGTACACCATCTGCGAGCTGCAGGAACGCGTCGAGTCCACGCGCAATTCCTGGACGGTCGTCTGGCGGCAGGTGCATCTGGCCGAGAACCCGGCGGATACGCTGGCCGTGCCGCCGCGTGAGCGCTGGCGCCTCGCTGCGTACTACTGCGGGGCGCTGGCCAAGTGGCGCGAGTGGACCAGCGTGAAGTCGGCCGAGGCGGCGCAGGAGCCTGTGCCCGCACCCCAGCGCGTCACGCCCCAGACACTCCCGGACTATGACGCCGTCATCCTCGAGGGCTACCGCTTCGAGATGCGCAGCGTGAAGGCACAGATGGACCGCTACCGCGTGGAAATCGAGAAGAAGTTCTCGATCGCCGCGGCCTGCGTGGTCTTCGTGCTGCTCGGCGCCCCCATCGCCCTGCGCTTCCCGCGCGGCGGCGTCGGCCTCACGCTGGGCGTGAGCCTCGGGGTCTTCGCGATCTACTACGTGGGCCTGCTGGCCGGCGAGGCGCTCTCCGACCGCGGGCTGCTCGACCCCGCCTTCGCGATGTGGGGCGCCAACGCCGTACTCGGCGCGGTCGGCATCGTGCTGACGGCGCGACTGGGCAGCGAGGGCTCGACGCACCGCGGCAGCGAGACCAGCGAGTGGTGGGGGCGGCTCGTCGACGCCGCGAAGGCCAAGTGGCGCCGGAGCCCCACGTGA
- the tadA gene encoding Flp pilus assembly complex ATPase component TadA — protein sequence MTAAASAGGERIGDLLLKEGLITREQLQKALDEQRQQGTRVGYNLVKLGFIQENELTRTLARQFKMPAVDLSKFEVDTKIIKLVPTDLATKNLVLPLKRDGRTLTVAMADPTNLGVIEDLKFITRYDIFPVIAGEFTLRNVIEKHYESNEQQMSALLDEIEGLEDSEVEVVEEKEEEMSATALAAAVDDAPVVKLINAILTNAVKQGASDIHFECFEKDLRVRYRIDGHLEEVMKPPKKMQPALISRFKIMSQLNIAERRVPQDGRIKLKLSANKVVDFRVSTLPTLFGEKVVLRILAQNNLMDLDKLGIEPQAERDLMHAVRSPYGMVLVTGPTGSGKTTTLYSSIMLINKVETNIMTAEDPVEYNLYGVNQVLVRNEIGMTFAAALKAFLRQDPNIIMVGEIRDLETGGIAIKAALTGHLVLSTLHTNSTAETITRLLDMGLEPFNVSSALNLVLAQRLLRRICSTCKEQYRISPEEATAAKWTEKTTLRDLRFKEDAIHGLKTRAPDDVKPLLANITLDTRVMDMPFFRGKGCDKCKGSGSRGRQGAYEVLNMTPGLRKLILQNVGAAEIKDFAIEEGMLTLRMDGLVKVWKGITSLEQVITETSA from the coding sequence ATGACGGCAGCGGCCAGCGCAGGCGGTGAACGGATTGGCGATCTCCTCCTCAAGGAGGGATTGATCACGCGCGAGCAGTTGCAGAAGGCCCTGGATGAGCAGCGGCAGCAGGGCACCCGTGTGGGCTACAACCTCGTGAAGCTCGGCTTCATCCAAGAGAACGAGCTCACGCGCACGCTGGCGCGGCAGTTCAAGATGCCGGCCGTGGACCTCTCGAAGTTCGAGGTGGACACCAAGATCATCAAGCTGGTGCCGACGGACCTGGCCACCAAGAACCTGGTGCTGCCGCTGAAGCGCGACGGTCGCACGCTGACCGTGGCGATGGCGGATCCGACGAACCTCGGCGTCATCGAGGACCTCAAGTTCATCACCCGCTACGACATCTTCCCGGTGATAGCGGGCGAGTTCACGCTGCGCAACGTCATCGAGAAGCACTACGAGTCCAACGAGCAGCAGATGTCGGCGCTGCTGGACGAAATCGAGGGTCTCGAGGACAGCGAGGTCGAAGTCGTCGAGGAGAAGGAGGAGGAGATGTCGGCGACGGCGCTGGCCGCCGCCGTCGACGACGCGCCGGTCGTGAAGCTGATCAACGCGATCCTCACCAACGCCGTGAAGCAGGGTGCCTCGGACATCCACTTCGAGTGTTTCGAGAAGGACCTGCGCGTGCGCTATCGCATCGACGGGCATCTCGAAGAAGTGATGAAGCCGCCGAAGAAGATGCAGCCGGCGCTGATTTCGCGGTTCAAGATTATGAGCCAGCTCAACATCGCCGAGCGCCGCGTGCCGCAGGACGGCCGCATCAAGCTCAAGCTGAGCGCCAACAAGGTCGTGGACTTCCGCGTCTCCACGCTGCCCACGCTCTTCGGCGAAAAGGTCGTGCTGCGCATCTTGGCGCAGAACAACCTGATGGACCTCGACAAGCTCGGCATCGAGCCGCAAGCCGAGCGCGACCTGATGCACGCGGTGCGGAGTCCCTACGGGATGGTGCTGGTCACGGGCCCCACGGGTTCGGGCAAGACCACCACGCTGTACTCGAGCATTATGCTCATCAACAAGGTCGAGACGAACATTATGACCGCGGAGGACCCCGTCGAGTACAACCTCTACGGGGTCAACCAGGTGTTGGTGCGCAACGAGATCGGGATGACCTTCGCAGCCGCGCTGAAGGCGTTCCTGCGGCAAGACCCGAACATCATCATGGTCGGCGAGATCCGTGACCTCGAGACCGGCGGCATCGCCATCAAGGCCGCACTCACCGGTCACCTGGTGCTCTCGACGCTCCACACCAACTCCACGGCCGAGACGATCACGCGTCTGCTGGATATGGGTCTCGAACCCTTCAACGTCAGCTCGGCGCTCAACCTCGTGCTTGCGCAGCGCCTGCTGCGCCGCATCTGCAGCACCTGCAAGGAGCAGTATCGGATCTCGCCCGAGGAGGCCACGGCCGCCAAGTGGACCGAGAAGACGACGCTGCGCGACCTCCGGTTCAAGGAGGACGCCATCCACGGCCTCAAGACCCGCGCCCCGGACGACGTGAAGCCGCTGCTCGCGAACATCACGCTCGACACGCGCGTGATGGATATGCCGTTCTTCCGCGGCAAGGGCTGCGACAAGTGCAAGGGCTCCGGTTCCCGCGGCCGGCAGGGCGCCTACGAGGTGCTGAATATGACCCCGGGGCTCCGCAAGCTGATCCTCCAGAACGTCGGCGCCGCCGAGATCAAGGACTTCGCCATCGAAGAGGGGATGCTCACCCTGCGGATGGACGGCCTAGTCAAGGTGTGGAAGGGCATCACGTCGCTGGAGCAGGTGATTACGGAGACGAGCGCGTAG
- the infA gene encoding translation initiation factor IF-1 gives MAKEEAIELEGTVSEVLPSATFRVLLSNGHDVLATMAGKMRRFRIRVLQGDRVTVEVSPYDLSRGRITFRHKN, from the coding sequence ATGGCGAAGGAAGAAGCGATCGAACTCGAAGGCACCGTGAGCGAAGTGCTCCCCAGCGCGACGTTCCGCGTCCTGCTGTCCAACGGACACGACGTGCTGGCCACGATGGCCGGCAAGATGCGGCGCTTCCGCATCCGGGTGCTGCAGGGCGATCGCGTGACGGTCGAGGTCTCGCCCTACGACCTCAGCCGCGGTCGCATCACCTTCCGCCACAAGAACTGA
- a CDS encoding M28 family peptidase produces MSRLLRPFRCAPAIALLLLACGGGEAAQSDALVTDRTPPEFDGAKAMAYVRAQMAFGPRVPGTAAHRNAGDWLVSELRERADTVLVQTWTHVTADGKRLPMRNVLARFNPAASDRVLYLAHWDSRPTAEKATNPADRGGPTPGANDGASGVAVLLGVADALKAQPAGIGVDLLFVDGEDWGDFDTDTDVLIGSRHFVANLPRNFAPRFGVLFDMVGKPDARFLYESHSMRAAPDVIQLVWGAAQRLGHGAYFPTRESFPITDDHLPFIEKGFKVIDVIDIDYAYHHTPEDTEDKVSERTLQVVGDVAMAVLRAMR; encoded by the coding sequence ATGTCCCGGCTCCTGCGCCCGTTCCGTTGCGCCCCCGCGATCGCCCTGCTGCTGCTCGCCTGCGGCGGCGGGGAGGCCGCCCAGTCCGACGCCCTCGTGACCGACCGAACCCCGCCCGAGTTCGATGGGGCCAAGGCGATGGCCTATGTGCGCGCCCAGATGGCCTTCGGGCCCCGGGTGCCCGGCACGGCGGCCCACCGCAACGCCGGCGACTGGCTGGTCAGCGAGCTGCGCGAGCGCGCCGACACCGTCCTCGTGCAGACCTGGACCCACGTGACCGCCGACGGCAAGCGCCTCCCGATGCGCAACGTGCTCGCGCGCTTCAATCCGGCGGCCAGCGACCGCGTGCTGTACCTCGCGCACTGGGATTCGCGTCCGACGGCCGAAAAGGCCACGAACCCGGCGGACCGCGGCGGCCCCACGCCCGGCGCCAACGACGGTGCCTCGGGTGTCGCCGTGCTGCTCGGCGTAGCCGACGCGCTCAAGGCGCAGCCGGCGGGCATCGGCGTGGACCTGCTCTTCGTGGACGGCGAGGACTGGGGTGACTTCGATACCGATACCGACGTGCTGATCGGCTCGCGCCACTTCGTCGCGAACCTGCCGCGCAACTTCGCGCCGCGCTTCGGCGTGCTGTTCGATATGGTCGGCAAGCCGGACGCGCGCTTCCTCTACGAGTCGCACTCGATGCGCGCCGCCCCCGACGTCATCCAGCTGGTCTGGGGCGCGGCCCAGCGGCTCGGGCACGGAGCGTACTTCCCGACCCGCGAGTCGTTCCCGATCACCGACGACCACCTGCCGTTTATCGAGAAGGGCTTCAAGGTGATCGACGTGATCGACATCGACTACGCCTACCACCACACGCCGGAGGACACCGAGGACAAGGTCTCCGAGCGGACGCTGCAGGTGGTCGGGGACGTCGCAATGGCGGTGTTGCGCGCGATGCGATGA
- a CDS encoding M20/M25/M40 family metallo-hydrolase: MRLLVLLLLLSACTGAASTPAPAADPSPIPALDSARLISDLFRLSHDSMAGRAAMTAENAKARAFLASELRRLGVDPVNGRHEHPFAMPRRNRPDSVQGVNVLGMVRGNEFPDRVIVVSAHFDHVPPRNGQIYNGADDNASGTATLLQLAAHFRRHAPRHTLIFAFFDAEEMGLLGARAFVATPPVPLAQIAANVNMDMVARGDNGILWAVGTTPWPQMKPIVESLVPLAPVTLKMGFDTGTGRDNWTSLSDQGAFHAQGIPFVYFGVEDHPDYHEPSDDPEKVNPAWFYASARTVAAFVTRLDAAVAGWPAR; encoded by the coding sequence ATGCGACTCCTCGTCCTCCTCCTCCTCCTCTCCGCCTGCACCGGCGCCGCCTCCACACCCGCGCCCGCCGCAGACCCCTCGCCCATCCCCGCGCTCGACTCCGCGCGCCTGATCAGCGACCTCTTCCGCCTCTCGCACGACTCTATGGCCGGCCGCGCCGCGATGACGGCCGAGAACGCCAAGGCCCGCGCTTTCCTCGCCAGCGAGCTGCGCCGCCTCGGCGTGGATCCCGTGAACGGTCGCCACGAGCATCCGTTCGCGATGCCGCGGCGTAATCGGCCCGACTCCGTGCAGGGCGTCAACGTACTGGGGATGGTGCGGGGCAACGAGTTCCCCGACCGCGTGATTGTCGTCAGCGCGCACTTCGACCACGTCCCGCCGCGCAACGGCCAGATCTACAACGGCGCCGACGACAACGCGTCGGGGACCGCGACGCTGCTGCAACTCGCGGCGCACTTCCGCCGCCACGCGCCGCGGCACACGCTCATCTTCGCGTTCTTCGACGCCGAGGAGATGGGGCTGCTCGGCGCACGCGCCTTCGTCGCGACCCCGCCCGTGCCGCTGGCGCAGATCGCCGCCAACGTGAATATGGATATGGTCGCGCGCGGCGATAACGGCATCCTGTGGGCCGTCGGGACGACGCCGTGGCCGCAGATGAAGCCCATCGTGGAGTCGCTGGTCCCGTTGGCACCGGTGACGCTCAAGATGGGCTTCGACACCGGCACCGGCCGCGACAACTGGACCTCGCTGTCCGACCAAGGCGCGTTCCACGCACAGGGGATTCCGTTCGTGTACTTCGGCGTCGAGGACCACCCCGACTACCACGAGCCCAGCGACGATCCCGAGAAGGTGAATCCGGCCTGGTTCTACGCCTCGGCCCGCACCGTCGCGGCCTTCGTCACGCGCCTGGACGCGGCGGTCGCCGGCTGGCCAGCGCGCTGA
- a CDS encoding YceI family protein, producing the protein MRVSPPRWALVLTILTLAAAASPIQDALRLKPESRLWFEGTSTVRDWNCKAPQIDAAIAADAGAPAAVLAGTKAVRTVQLTFPVAALDCENRTMNNHMRTALNAERHQQIRFTLTDYALTRGANTTGTLQGTLLINGQTRPIAVPAQFADAGGALRATGRYPLNMNDWGVQPPRLMMGTLKVGDTVTVHFDLLLQP; encoded by the coding sequence ATGCGTGTCTCACCTCCCCGCTGGGCCCTCGTTCTCACGATCCTGACGCTCGCCGCCGCAGCGAGCCCGATCCAGGATGCGCTCCGCCTCAAGCCGGAGAGCAGGCTCTGGTTTGAAGGCACCTCGACCGTGCGCGACTGGAACTGCAAGGCGCCGCAGATCGATGCCGCCATCGCCGCCGACGCCGGCGCGCCGGCGGCCGTCCTCGCCGGCACCAAGGCCGTGCGCACGGTGCAGCTGACCTTCCCGGTGGCCGCGCTCGACTGCGAGAACCGGACGATGAACAACCATATGCGCACGGCGCTCAACGCCGAGCGGCATCAGCAGATCCGGTTCACGCTGACGGACTACGCGCTGACGCGCGGTGCCAACACGACCGGCACGCTGCAGGGTACGCTGCTGATCAACGGCCAGACGCGGCCGATTGCGGTGCCGGCGCAGTTCGCCGATGCCGGCGGCGCCCTGCGGGCGACCGGCCGCTATCCCCTGAATATGAACGATTGGGGCGTCCAGCCCCCGCGGTTGATGATGGGCACGCTCAAGGTGGGCGACACCGTCACCGTGCACTTCGACCTCCTGCTCCAACCCTGA